A single Nostoc sp. PCC 7107 DNA region contains:
- a CDS encoding TIGR03279 family radical SAM protein has translation MTNLHPAKITKVLPDSIAAEIGFEVGDAIVAINGTHPRDLIDYQFLCADEFLELEVLDTTGKTHHVEIEKDYDDDLGLEFETALFDALIQCNNRCPFCFIDQQPPGKRSSLYFKDDDYRLSFLYGSYLTLTNLPEREWQRIEQMRLSPLFVSVHATEPDVRIRLLKNQRAGQIMEQLRWFQKRRLQIHAQVVVCPGINDGQHLEQTLKDLASFYTGDVPAVASVAVVPVGLTRFRPQEDELIPVTREKAQEVILQVRSLAKQFRQKCGSNVVWLADEWFLIAGEELPTEAEYEDYPQIDNGVGSIQLFIKQFASAAAKLLPNKISPPRKFTWVVGNAVEKAFQPILQSLNSVEGLEVNMMALASDYWGQTISVTGLLTGHDLLLYLKDKDLGEGILLPNVMLKHGELVFLDDVKVEDLARQLNTKILPVAGVEELITTCITEQVLA, from the coding sequence ATGACTAACCTTCATCCTGCCAAAATTACCAAGGTTTTACCCGACTCCATCGCCGCTGAGATTGGCTTTGAAGTGGGGGATGCGATCGTGGCGATTAATGGTACACATCCCCGCGATTTAATTGATTATCAATTTCTCTGTGCAGATGAATTTTTAGAATTAGAAGTTTTAGATACCACTGGCAAAACTCATCACGTCGAAATTGAAAAAGACTATGACGATGATTTAGGGCTGGAATTTGAAACTGCCTTATTTGATGCGTTAATTCAGTGTAATAATCGCTGTCCCTTTTGCTTTATTGACCAGCAACCCCCAGGTAAGCGCTCAAGCTTGTATTTTAAAGATGATGATTATCGTTTGAGCTTTTTGTATGGTTCTTACCTAACCTTAACCAACTTACCGGAACGGGAATGGCAGCGAATTGAACAAATGCGCTTGTCTCCCTTGTTTGTGTCTGTTCACGCGACCGAACCTGATGTGAGAATTCGTCTGTTGAAAAATCAGCGGGCGGGACAAATAATGGAACAATTGCGCTGGTTTCAAAAAAGAAGATTGCAAATTCACGCTCAAGTTGTAGTTTGTCCTGGGATAAATGATGGGCAACATCTGGAACAAACCCTCAAAGATTTAGCGTCTTTTTATACTGGTGATGTACCTGCTGTAGCATCGGTGGCAGTCGTGCCGGTAGGTTTGACGCGGTTTCGTCCCCAAGAAGACGAACTGATACCTGTAACTAGAGAAAAAGCCCAAGAAGTTATTTTACAAGTGCGATCGCTCGCTAAACAATTTCGCCAGAAATGCGGCTCAAATGTTGTCTGGTTAGCCGATGAATGGTTTTTAATTGCCGGGGAAGAACTACCCACAGAAGCTGAATACGAAGACTATCCGCAAATTGATAACGGTGTTGGTTCGATTCAGTTATTTATTAAACAATTTGCATCCGCCGCGGCAAAATTACTCCCAAACAAAATTTCTCCGCCCAGAAAATTTACTTGGGTAGTGGGTAACGCCGTCGAAAAAGCATTTCAACCGATATTGCAAAGCCTAAATTCTGTTGAGGGGTTAGAAGTAAATATGATGGCTTTAGCTAGTGATTACTGGGGACAAACTATTAGTGTCACTGGATTACTCACAGGTCATGATTTACTTTTATACCTCAAAGATAAAGATTTAGGTGAAGGAATTTTGTTGCCTAATGTCATGCTTAAACATGGCGAATTAGTATTTTTAGATGATGTCAAAGTTGAAGATTTAGCTAGACAATTAAATACAAAAATATTACCAGTAGCCGGAGTCGAAGAACTAATTACTACCTGTATTACTGAACAAGTCTTAGCTTAA